One stretch of Clostridia bacterium DNA includes these proteins:
- the infC gene encoding translation initiation factor IF-3: MSKDFRVNEGIRESKVRVVDEDGKQLGVLTLDEALEIAYRKKLDLVEVAPNARPKVCRIMDFGKYKFELTKKEKEAKKKQKVINIKEIRLSPTIEEHDLKVKANNALRFLKSGDKVKVTIRFRGREMAHMEIGKKVMQDFTNLLADTCQIEKRPKTEGRNMIMVLAPKQL; encoded by the coding sequence ATTAGCAAAGATTTTAGAGTTAATGAAGGGATAAGGGAAAGCAAGGTAAGGGTGGTAGATGAGGACGGGAAACAGCTAGGGGTATTGACATTAGACGAGGCATTAGAAATTGCATATAGAAAAAAGCTGGATCTTGTAGAGGTCGCACCAAATGCAAGGCCCAAGGTATGTAGGATTATGGATTTTGGGAAATATAAGTTTGAGTTGACCAAAAAAGAGAAAGAAGCTAAAAAGAAGCAAAAGGTTATAAATATCAAAGAGATTAGGCTTTCCCCTACAATTGAGGAGCATGACCTTAAAGTTAAGGCTAATAATGCATTAAGATTTTTAAAATCTGGAGATAAGGTTAAAGTTACCATAAGATTTAGAGGCAGGGAAATGGCGCATATGGAAATAGGTAAGAAAGTTATGCAGGATTTTACAAATTTGCTTGCCGATACATGCCAAATTGAAAAGAGGCCCAAAACTGAGGGTAGAAATATGATTATGGTATTAGCACCTAAACAATTATAA